In Bacillus methanolicus, the following proteins share a genomic window:
- the pdxK gene encoding pyridoxine/pyridoxal/pyridoxamine kinase: protein MTMKKVLTIAGSDSSGGAGIQADLKTFQELGVYGMTALTTIVTMDPKNHWHHHVFPIAIETLKAQLETILSVGIDAMKTGMLGSVEIIELAAKVIDENKLDKVVIDPVMVCKGEDEVLHPETAEALREVLVPRATVVTPNLFEAWQLAKTGPIKTIDDMKEAAAKIHELGAKFVLIKGGSKLQHEKAVDLLFDGKEYQFLESEKIDTTYTHGAGCTYSSAITAELAKGKTVLEAVEVAKDFITEAIRHGFKLNQYVGPTMHGAYRYFGAGRRLEHAAN, encoded by the coding sequence ATGACAATGAAAAAAGTTTTAACGATTGCCGGATCTGATTCCAGCGGAGGCGCCGGGATTCAGGCAGATTTAAAAACATTCCAGGAACTCGGCGTCTATGGAATGACGGCGTTGACGACGATTGTGACAATGGATCCTAAAAACCACTGGCATCATCATGTGTTTCCGATTGCAATCGAAACATTGAAAGCACAGTTAGAAACAATCCTTTCGGTCGGTATTGACGCGATGAAGACAGGCATGCTCGGATCAGTTGAAATCATTGAATTAGCAGCCAAAGTAATTGATGAAAATAAATTGGACAAAGTCGTCATCGACCCTGTTATGGTATGTAAAGGGGAAGATGAAGTGCTTCATCCGGAAACCGCGGAAGCTTTAAGAGAAGTGCTTGTTCCAAGGGCAACCGTCGTTACGCCAAATCTGTTTGAAGCATGGCAGCTTGCAAAAACAGGTCCGATCAAAACCATTGATGATATGAAAGAAGCTGCGGCAAAAATTCATGAACTTGGTGCAAAATTTGTGCTCATTAAAGGCGGAAGCAAACTTCAGCATGAAAAAGCAGTTGACCTTCTATTTGACGGAAAAGAGTATCAATTTTTAGAGTCTGAAAAAATCGATACAACCTATACTCACGGAGCCGGCTGTACGTATTCTTCCGCTATTACCGCAGAATTGGCAAAAGGAAAAACTGTTCTTGAAGCTGTGGAAGTGGCAAAAGATTTTATTACGGAAGCGATTCGCCACGGCTTTAAATTAAACCAATATGTCGGACCGACTATGCATGGCGCATACCGCTATTTTGGCGCAGGCCGCCGTCTTGAACATGCTGCAAATTAA
- the moaD gene encoding molybdopterin converting factor subunit 1, translated as MNNILFFAHLRELVGEEFVQLDASGKTIAELKDLIAEKYGIEVPKTVMTAINEEFARNEEVIKDGDTIAFIPPVSGG; from the coding sequence ATGAATAATATTTTATTTTTTGCTCATTTGCGGGAATTGGTCGGTGAAGAATTCGTTCAGCTGGATGCAAGCGGAAAGACAATTGCAGAACTAAAAGATTTAATTGCTGAAAAGTACGGGATTGAAGTACCGAAAACCGTTATGACAGCCATTAATGAAGAATTTGCAAGAAATGAAGAAGTCATCAAGGATGGAGATACAATCGCTTTTATTCCTCCGGTAAGCGGGGGGTAA
- a CDS encoding molybdenum cofactor biosynthesis protein MoaE produces the protein MNYEVSKEPINIQSVIDKVVQREAGAITVFIGTVRELTNGKKTLFLIYEAYEAMAVKKLEQIGNEIQERWKGAKVAITHRVGKLDITDVAVVIAVSTPHRADAYEANRYAIERIKEIVPIWKKEHWEDGEEWVGNQLETVAYPTGKPEVEDLNE, from the coding sequence ATGAACTATGAAGTTTCCAAAGAACCAATTAATATCCAATCGGTCATTGATAAAGTTGTTCAGCGTGAGGCCGGCGCCATCACGGTTTTTATCGGGACAGTGCGCGAGCTGACGAATGGAAAAAAAACGCTGTTCCTCATTTATGAAGCATATGAGGCAATGGCTGTGAAAAAGCTGGAGCAGATTGGAAATGAAATTCAGGAGCGGTGGAAAGGTGCAAAAGTTGCGATCACTCATAGAGTCGGGAAATTGGATATTACGGATGTCGCTGTCGTAATTGCAGTTTCCACTCCCCACCGTGCGGACGCCTATGAAGCGAATCGCTATGCTATTGAGAGAATAAAAGAAATTGTGCCGATTTGGAAAAAGGAACATTGGGAAGACGGGGAAGAATGGGTCGGCAACCAGTTGGAAACCGTTGCTTACCCGACTGGAAAACCGGAGGTGGAAGATTTAAATGAATAA
- the mobA gene encoding molybdenum cofactor guanylyltransferase: MQATGIILAGGKSRRMGTNKALLKVDGLTIIERIAKELGKITTEIIIATNNFEDYQFLNLPMVEDKIKGKGPLAGIQAGLAESKNEKNLIVACDMPFISAELGAFLLQTLDEYEAAVPEVSGRLHPLYAAYRKETLGTVNRAIADENLKIRHFLKMVNAKTVKENDFPFTLNEKFLFNMNHPEEYEQALRIQSENRRG; encoded by the coding sequence GTGCAAGCAACGGGAATTATTCTGGCCGGCGGAAAATCAAGGAGAATGGGAACAAATAAGGCGCTGCTAAAAGTGGATGGATTGACAATCATTGAACGAATTGCTAAAGAACTTGGAAAAATAACCACTGAAATCATCATCGCAACCAATAATTTTGAAGATTATCAATTTCTGAATCTTCCTATGGTTGAGGATAAAATTAAAGGAAAAGGTCCTTTGGCCGGAATACAGGCCGGTCTGGCCGAAAGCAAAAATGAAAAGAATTTAATTGTCGCTTGCGATATGCCTTTTATCTCCGCTGAACTTGGGGCATTTCTTTTACAAACACTCGACGAATACGAGGCAGCCGTCCCTGAAGTTTCCGGAAGGCTGCATCCTTTATACGCCGCCTATCGAAAAGAAACACTTGGAACGGTGAATCGGGCCATAGCTGATGAAAATTTAAAAATCCGTCATTTTCTCAAGATGGTGAATGCAAAAACCGTAAAGGAAAACGACTTTCCCTTTACTCTGAACGAAAAATTTTTATTTAACATGAACCATCCCGAAGAATACGAACAGGCATTGAGAATACAGTCCGAAAATAGAAGGGGTTAA